A stretch of the Sphingobacterium thalpophilum genome encodes the following:
- a CDS encoding BamA/TamA family outer membrane protein — protein sequence MQHYLRYTYLITFCFSIFCFLLFPIRADAQSAHEADSTLLYKHQRDSILASQYDISDLIGRIIHPKRKRERSSKRSPITLMPNVAYNPTIGGQIGIKAVAGKVLGDPKTTTMSIAATSASITTKNIMVFYISHNVFTPNNKLNFQGAFALVKMVALDAGLGMTPHGKWTNKDEEILANPEHTKYGAKYNAFTFNEKVYKRVADGLFLGAGLAFDLRRKITSSGPLGDVTPNTIYTEKHGFAPDSYNSNGVLLNMQYTTRDNPNRPYKGIYSDVGIRWNTTILGSSKNAVQLTTDFRKYFSLSKSDPAHILAFWYWGSYKLGGTLPYFDLPGTGRDAAVRTGRGYTIGYFKGISFAYAEAEYRFPILKNRFLSGAAFFNLQSASDELGTKLFERWQPGGGAGLRVLFNKATRTNLCLDYAIGKYGSRGFFLGLNEAF from the coding sequence CCCGATTCGGGCGGATGCTCAATCTGCACACGAAGCAGACTCGACGCTACTATATAAGCATCAGCGTGATTCCATATTGGCGAGCCAATACGACATATCGGACCTTATTGGTCGAATTATCCATCCCAAACGAAAAAGAGAAAGGTCCAGTAAACGCTCACCGATCACATTGATGCCAAACGTCGCCTATAATCCAACAATTGGCGGACAGATCGGCATAAAAGCTGTTGCAGGCAAAGTATTGGGGGACCCAAAGACAACGACAATGTCCATTGCAGCCACATCGGCATCTATCACGACAAAAAACATTATGGTCTTTTATATCAGCCACAATGTTTTTACGCCAAATAACAAACTCAATTTTCAAGGTGCATTTGCCTTGGTCAAGATGGTCGCTCTGGATGCCGGACTGGGTATGACTCCGCATGGCAAATGGACCAATAAAGACGAAGAAATACTGGCGAATCCCGAACATACGAAATACGGAGCCAAATACAATGCCTTTACATTCAACGAAAAAGTGTATAAACGGGTGGCCGATGGACTATTTCTTGGGGCTGGCCTGGCTTTTGACCTCCGCCGCAAAATTACGAGCAGCGGCCCCTTGGGTGATGTTACGCCCAATACCATTTACACCGAGAAACATGGATTTGCTCCCGATAGTTATAATTCCAATGGAGTGCTGTTAAACATGCAGTATACGACCAGAGACAATCCCAATAGGCCATATAAAGGTATTTATTCCGATGTCGGCATTCGGTGGAACACTACAATCTTGGGCAGCAGTAAAAACGCTGTGCAGCTGACCACCGATTTCCGCAAATATTTCAGCCTCTCAAAGTCGGACCCAGCACATATATTAGCATTCTGGTACTGGGGTTCCTACAAATTAGGGGGTACCCTTCCCTACTTTGATTTGCCCGGCACGGGAAGAGATGCAGCAGTGCGGACAGGACGCGGCTATACCATCGGTTATTTCAAAGGAATTTCTTTTGCATATGCCGAAGCTGAGTACCGTTTCCCTATTTTAAAAAACCGCTTTCTGAGCGGTGCAGCTTTCTTTAACCTGCAAAGCGCAAGTGATGAACTGGGCACCAAACTGTTTGAAAGATGGCAGCCGGGCGGGGGTGCGGGACTGCGGGTTCTGTTCAATAAAGCCACCCGGACCAATCTCTGCTTGGATTATGCCATCGGAAAATATGGGTCACGCGGCTTTTTCCTGGGCCTGAACGAAGCTTTCTAA